The following are encoded together in the Lactuca sativa cultivar Salinas chromosome 1, Lsat_Salinas_v11, whole genome shotgun sequence genome:
- the LOC111891191 gene encoding uncharacterized protein LOC111891191: protein MAEPKPDVSLKDQGNEFFKAGNYLKAAAIYTQAIKKDPSNPTLYSNRAAAFLNLVKLQKALTDAETTISLNPSWEKGYFRKGCVLEAMERYDDALEAFRIASQHNPQSTEVSRKIKRLTQLSKDKKRSEEVDNMRSNVDLAKHLDSFKSELAQKYVVGESWKDIFSFVVETMENAVKSWHQTSNVDARVYFLLDKEKTDTEKYAPVVNIDKAFETPHTHADCYSFLRQYATDSFSQAACLIAPKTIISYPQVWKGQGPRKWKHGQSDGFFVQFESPLLRKEWFISSSSEKGQILCKDPVALDISAHEVLPRIFRDT, encoded by the exons ATGGCGGAACCCAAACCAGATGTATCGTTGAAAGATCAAGGAAATGAGTTTTTCAAGGCCGGAAACTACCTAAAAGCAGCTGCCATATACACTCAAGCTATCAAGAAAGATCCTTCTAACCCTACGCTTTACAG CAATCGTGCTGCAGCATTTCTAAATCTTGTTAAGCTTCAAAAAGCACTCACAGATGCTGAAACAACAATATCTTTGAATCCTAGCTGGGAAAAG GGTTATTTCAGGAAAGGATGTGTATTAGAGGCCATGGAACGATACGATGAT GCATTGGAAGCCTTTAGGATAGCTTCACAACACAACCCACAAAGTACAGAGGTGTCAAGAAAGATCAAGAGATTGACACAATTATCAAAAGATAAAAAACGATCGGAAGAAGTGGACAATATGAGATCAAATGTTGATTTGGCAAAGCACTTGGATAGTTTCAAGTCTGAATTG gCACAAAAGTATGTAGTTGGGGAATCTTGGAAAGATATATTCTCTTTTGTTGTTGAAACAATGGAGAATGCTGTTAAGTCATGGCATCAAACGTCTAATGTTGATGCTAGAGTTTATTTCCTTCTTGATAAAGAAAAAACAGACACTGAAAAATATGCACCTGTTGTCAACATTGACAAG GCATTCGAGACACCTCATACACATGCTGATTGTTATTCCTTTTTAAGGCAATATGCCACTGACTCTTTCTCTCAAGCAGCATGTTTAATTGCACCCAAAACTATCATTTCATACCCACAG GTGTGGAAAGGACAGGGACCAAGGAAATGGAAGCATGGACAAAGCGATGGATTTTTTGTGCAGTTTGAATCTCCTCTTCTCAGAAAAGAATGGTTTATTTCTAGTTCTTCAGAGAAGGGTCAAATATTATGCAA GGATCCAGTGGCATTAGATATCAGTGCCCATGAAGTGCTTCCCAGGATATTTAGAGATACCTGA